TGGGCTGCAACATGGTGTAACGGAGTCATATTAGCTTCACTAGCGTCTACTGGATGTAGAGAAATCCAACTTGCTAGAAAAATGTTTTTGTTAGTATTTTTAGATACATTCATGGTAATTCCTCTTTTGTTGTGAGGGTATTCACCTCATAGATGAATATGTAATATGACAAGAACCTAAACCGAAAAACAGGATTATTACAGAAATTCCGTAAAAAGTCTAATTAACTGCTTCCTATGGTTGAATTTATTATGTTAATAAGTCACTCTGACCATAATTTCCCAAAAAGCAATACTGTGTTCATTCAATTTTACTAGTAACTTGGCACAGTTAAAATTTTAGTGAAGACATCTGCCTTTGGGTGTGATTTCTGTTAACTGCAACAAAACTTATTATAGCAATAATTATCAATAAATAGGATTAGGAAAAATACTCTCAAACAGCAAACTTTAGACAGTAATTTTTGCTAAATTTGCCATTTACAGCACATTATCTTTAACTCAACCAGGTTTAGCTCTCAGTTACATCCCATACCTATGGATAAACCGTACCACTATTGCCTTAGTCCGTGCCGCTGTGTTGATAGCTTTGGGTGTCCTGAATTTGCAGGAAGCGTGGTATTCCATAGATGCCAACATCATTGTATTTTTGTATTGTATTTTTGTTAAGCATGATGGTGATTAACGCCAACCTGTCCTATGTCGGCTTTTTCCGCAAAGCACCGATATTGCTACTGAGATGTATCCGTAGTCCTCTAAGCTTATTGATAGTTATTACTTTCGGCTGTGGCATCTTCTTTGCTTTCTCAATGACACCATAGACCTAATTTTTACACCCCTCACTTTAAGTCTAACTCTATCTTTAGGCTTAAATCCCATTCCCTAGAACTTTTGCGTATTCTTGCTACAGAGACAGTCAATTAAAGAATAACACTTTTATAATTACTTACGGGTATCTAAACTCCAGTTAATACTGATGCTTCAATATCTATCTTTAGATGGATTGACATTGATCTTAGTTTTTGCTTGCTTCAAATTTATACCATTTTAAAGAATTTTTTCTGAAATTGGCTGTTTTTGCCATTGCTTTTATCTGGTAATGTAATTTTTATTCAAAAACGGATCATACCTTTTTAGGGGGTGTTTGAAAAGTTTAGTTATTTTTTTGCATAAGGCTACAACCCATTTATACTATGACTTCCAAAATTGTTATTAACGAAATTTCCTTAACTTCGTTAAATTAGCACATACTGAATTACTGATCTGATATAACTTGGAAACAGCGAAACAACGTTATCCCATTAGAGAATGTTTTAAAAGTTGTATCCCGTAATTTTCATCACATTTTTACCCCCCTTTCCCCTTATGAAGGGGGGAAATAAGAAAAACCAGTTCCCTCCCCTTCACAAGGGGAGGGTTAGGGAGGGGTAGAATATTTGATACAGCAATCATGACTTTTCAAACACCCTGTTAGTAAAATTAGCATCTACTAAAATCAGCGCCATGAAAATTGTCACCAAAAATCTTTTACAACCAATATTTTCTCTAACTTTCCTTGTGGGACTCTCCGCACTGGTATCATCATGTCAACCGTCCCAACCAAATAAGACAACAACAGCTATTAAAATTGATGGTTCAGACACTGTTTACCCTATTACCCAAGAAGTCAGCAATGATTATAACTTCCAGAAAAATAATGGTAAATCACCTTCAGTAAAAGCAATTGAACTTAATTCTTCCGGTACTAGTAGCGGATTTAAAAAGTTTTGTTTGGGAGAGACAGATATTAACAATGCTTCTCGACCAATTCATACTCATGAAATCAAAGAGTGTAATCAAAATAACGTGACATTTCTTGAATTACCCATTGGTTTTGATGCAATAACAATAGTAGTTAACTCTCAAAATAATTGGGCGCAGGATATAACCTTGGCAGAACTCAAAAAAATCTGGGAACCATCAGCCGAAGGTAAAATTACTACATGGAATCAGATTCGTCCTACTTGGCCGAATAAACCCTTGAACCTTTATGGTCCTGATAAAGATTCAGGCACTTTTGACTATTTTACACAAATTGCCGTAGGACAAGAAGGGGCTATTCGTAAGGACTATAAAGCTGATAAAAATTACAAAGTCATAGATAGCAAAGTTAGCAGTGATATCAACGCCTTAGCTGTCATTCCCTACGCCTATTACAACTCTAGCAAAGATACATTGAAAGCCTTATCTGTAGATAGCGGTACTGGTGCAGTGATGCCTTCGCGGACAAGTGTGAAATGGGGAAAATACCGACCACTTTCTCGTCCACTGTTTATATATGTCAGCTATAAATCTCTGCGGCAAAAACCAGATATGAGAGAATTTTTAGAATTATACATGGATAAAGCACCTGAGTTTGTCAGTGCTATTGGGGATGTACCCTTAACAGATCAAGCTTACAAATTAAATAAGATCCATTTTAACAAAGGTAAAGTCGGCACTGTTTTTGAGGGTAAATCTCAATTTAATTTAACTCTAGAACAGGTCTTGCAAAAACAAGCTAAGTTCTAAGGGAACACCAAAAAATAAATTACCCAATTTTGTGGGATGGGCATCCTGCCCGTCCTTGATGATTAGCGGGCTTTTCGGCCTGCACCACAAGAAATTTTTGGGTATTTTTTTAATTGGAAGTCCCTAAGTTCGGCTGAAAAGCGCAAAGATGCCAAAAAACACCTTTGCGCCTTTGCGCCTTTGCGTGAGCTAACTCTTAAGAAGCAACCGCAGTAGAACGAGTACGTCGTCTTCTACCATCAGAAACCTTCACAGCAGGTTCTTCAGGAACTTGCATCAACAACGTCAAAGAAGGTTGACATTGC
The DNA window shown above is from Anabaena sp. WA102 and carries:
- a CDS encoding PstS family phosphate ABC transporter substrate-binding protein translates to MKIVTKNLLQPIFSLTFLVGLSALVSSCQPSQPNKTTTAIKIDGSDTVYPITQEVSNDYNFQKNNGKSPSVKAIELNSSGTSSGFKKFCLGETDINNASRPIHTHEIKECNQNNVTFLELPIGFDAITIVVNSQNNWAQDITLAELKKIWEPSAEGKITTWNQIRPTWPNKPLNLYGPDKDSGTFDYFTQIAVGQEGAIRKDYKADKNYKVIDSKVSSDINALAVIPYAYYNSSKDTLKALSVDSGTGAVMPSRTSVKWGKYRPLSRPLFIYVSYKSLRQKPDMREFLELYMDKAPEFVSAIGDVPLTDQAYKLNKIHFNKGKVGTVFEGKSQFNLTLEQVLQKQAKF